The following coding sequences lie in one Scatophagus argus isolate fScaArg1 chromosome 9, fScaArg1.pri, whole genome shotgun sequence genomic window:
- the LOC124065242 gene encoding V-type proton ATPase subunit C 1-A-like, giving the protein MTEFWLISAPGEKTCQQTWDKMMAATTRTNNLSVNHKFNIPDLKVGTLDVLVGLSDELAKLDSFVESVVKKVAQYMADVLEDSRDKVQENLLANGVDLVTYITRFQWDMAKYPIKQSLKNISEIISKQVTQIDNDLKTRASAYNSLKGNLQNLERKNAGSLLTRSLADIVKKEDFVLNSEYLVTLLVVVPKTAYVDWQKTYETLAEMVVPRSSNLLFEDNDSGLFSVTLFMKAVDDFKHKARENKFIVRDFQYNEEEMKADKEEMTRLSTDKKKQFGPLVRWLKVNFSEAFIAWIHIKALRVFVESVLRYGLPVNFQAMLLQPNKKTMKKLREVLNELYKHLDSSAAAIIDSAMDIPGLNLSQQEYYPYVYYKIDCNLLDFKV; this is encoded by the exons ATGACAGAGTTTTGGTTGATCTCTGCACCGGGAGAGAAGACCTGCCAGCAAACATGGGACAAAATGATGGCAGCCACCACACGTACCAACAACCTCTCAGTCAACCACAAGTTCAACATCCCAGACCTCAAG GTGGGAACACTAGATGTCTTGGTCGGACTCTCTGATGAACTGGCCAAATTAGACTCCTTTGTCGAAAG TGTGGTGAAGAAGGTTGCTCAGTACATGGCTGATGTGCTGGAGGACAGTCGAGACAAAGTACAGGAGAACCTGCTGGCCAATGGAG TTGATCTTGTCACCTACATCACAAGATTTCAATGGGACATGGCAAAGTACCCCATCAAACAGTCTCTCAAGAATATCTCTGAAATCATCTCAAAG CAAGTAACCCAGATTGACAATGACTTGAAGACCAGAGCATCAGCTTATAACAGCCTCAAGGGAAACCTGCAGAACTTGGAGAGGAAGAATGC GGGGAGCCTGCTGACCAGGAGTCTGGCTGACATAGTCAAGAAAGAAGACTTTGTACTTAATTCAGAGTACCTTGTCACTCTGCTGGTAGTTGTACCAAA GACGGCATATGTTGACTGGCAGAAAACGTATGAAACACTGGCTGAAATGGTGGTGCCTCGGTCTTCAAA TCTGCTATTTGAAGACAATGACAGCGGACTGTTCAGTGTCACTCTTTTTATGAAAGCCGTAGATGACTTCAAACACAAAGCCAGAGAGAACAA ATTCATAGTGAGAGACTTCCAGTACAACgaagaggagatgaaggctGACAAAGAGGAGATGACACGGCTCTCCACAGACAAGAAGAAGCAGTTT GGCCCGCTTGTCCGATGGCTCAAAGTGAACTTCAGTGAAGCCTTCATCGCGTGGATCCACATTAAAGCACTAAGGGTCTTTGTGGAATCTGTTTTAAG GTATGGGCTGCCCGTGAACTTTCAGGCCATGCTCCTGCAGCCAAACAAGAAGACCATGAAGAAGCTGAGGGAGGTACTCAATGAACTGTACAAACATCtggacagcagtgcagcagcaatCATTGAT tctgcGATGGACATCCCAGGCCTAAATCTGAGCCAGCAGGAGTATTACCCTTACGTCTACTACAAGATCGACTGCAACCTGTTGGACTTTAAAGTTTAA